TGAAAAGATAATGGTTTAGCTTCATTAGATATTTCATAATTCGAACTCATATGATGGGGGCAATTTCTTGTGTTAGTATTTAGGGGAAAAGAGGGCAGTTTCTTGAGATTATCTAAGTGCATTGGTTGAATGGGTCTGTATTTGCCCCCATCATTCAATGTGATGTCATGAATCGTGTAgttgtttatatattattttttattaaaaaagtttatatcaTGTCAAGGTAATCTAAAAGATAGAAAGAtcaaagagaaaattgaaaataaaaaatggaagtaCAATTAGTAAAACCCCATGCTATGTCAAAGTTTATATATTTGACACACGTTAACagtatcttctttttattatcaactctctacatttctatttttaatGCAACTTTGGTCTTTAGATTATTTATTGCACGGTTCTGGAAAAGCTTGAACAAGTCCAGCTGTCAAGGAACAATGATAGTTTTGAGATGGATGTGAAAATTAGTCCAAAGATTAACAAAGGTATACCTGGTCTTTTGTAGAATTAAAATATATCCAAAGTCTTTCATCAACTGAGTGATATTATTGGATGAGTGAAACATCTATTACATATCTTGCTAAATTGATCCTTATATGtgtcttctttaaaaaaaaattaagtatgcTTCTAAACTGATTCATTAAAAGATATGTTTAAAACTCTTTGTCtggttttgaggaaaaaaaaatttttcttcaataatcCTGTTCTAATTACTATTTAGGGGGGATGGGGGTTGGGGCTGCAGTGAAAAGCTTTGTACACTCTAGTATTCTTTTGGCTCTATAGAATGCTCAATGAATCACCAGGGGTTGCCAAGTAAATTCCTAGGCATTGTTTAAATCAGATGTTCTTACGGTTGCGATATGGTGCTTAAGGCTACGTAGTACATATGCATTTGTGATCACtttaaaagaaaaccaaaagtaCACCCTAGGAATTTGCATTTGATTGTGCAATAGAAGTTGTTAGCAACACATGCTTTATAATTGGGATTTCGGGTTATTGTGTAATTCATTGCATCTAGATAgctgtcaaattttttgtaatgttTCTTTAGATGATGTGAACAGTGTAACTGAGCCTTATTAATTACCCATTTTTTCATCATCTTCCATATTATCTTTACTAGCTTGTCTTTTCAAATGATGTTAATATGGGTCATTTATCTCTTATTGATCCTTTGCACATAAATCTATGTATAACCCAATTAACTATCAGGACTTCCGGAAATGTTACGTGGAGGTAATCTCGAAAGTCTTTAATTTGGAGCTGCATTATGGGGAATTTATCTTGCAGCAACTAAAGTGATGATTGGTGGTACCTAGTGATTTGGTCACCCGTAGTATGAGGTCAGTCAGTTTTCGGGTTTTCATGTACATGTCACTAGAAAATATGGatcaattgattgattttttaaatatatggaaACTGAAGTGTGGGTTGGTATAATTTTCGAAAATCGCCAAACTGGAATATCAATGAACTTGGAGGGTCTTGTGTGCATCtcccttcaaattttttaaagcaATAGCACCAATTTATGTTTCTAAAATTGAtgagctttttctcttttcattcaTAAGTGATTTGGTTCttgttttgtgtgtgcattGTAAAACACTATATGGTTATGAATCCATGTGACATTCAGACATTtcctttattatatttaaatgatgtaattttttttcttagtaagtTATACATGCACATAGTGGGTCCTTAGCTCATCTTGTGGGAggaaaaagtgtaatttgagTAAAGTAGATTGGCTTGAGTGTTGTGAATTTCTTAAATCTATATCTGGATTGGTTTTCTTCACCTTTTAGAATCTGGCTATAATATCAAGGCCTTTGTGAAATGACAGTGGTTTATCATTATCTTGATTCAGTTTTCAGACAAGAAGGCATGGATGGAAAACAGCCTTACAATTGAACACAAGTGGGATTGCTAGTTAtggggagaaaatgggcaaataccCTTTTTCTCGAAATTAAACATTCGTTTGCCCTCTTTctgaaactaaatagggaattgcccctcttttgtaactcgacaatatagaaatcgagttttaatgaataactCGATATTATTATAGTCGAGTTAGTCTGACCTTTCGAATTTTCccgaataaaaaaatgtttgtgtagACGGCCATAACTCGGGAAActggaaatcgagttatgtTCAGCGGTTTGAATCAATAGGACCCTAACGTCTCACAACGCTATTCAGTCACTCACTCTCTCTGTACACTCTCTTTCCCTCGCTCTCTGCCATCACTCTCTCTCCACACTCTGTCTCTCTCGCTCTGCGATCAGGCTTCCCCACTCTTCCTCGAGTCTCCATCAGTCGTCGTTGGTTCCCGCCGCCGCTGATTACAGGTACGGTCCTCTCCCTCTGAAATATTTTCTGACGTTGGTTAATGTTAGGTTGCGTTTTGTGTGGGATTTTGATTAGTTTGTTGAAACTTAAGGAAGTAGTAAATTTACTAATGaagatgagaattttgttgtcttttatatgctgcaatgatgattttctcattaatgagtttaaatgtgcttggggttttgatgaggggttttggcaaatcgagtggtgttataacttatattttcataaatagttaattaataattatccgAAGCTTTAAGAAGTGATTTAAATAGttctgaaataattttttttatggcaagttcttatttatttaagaagtgATGTTGAAAATCTTGTGCTCAAAATATAATGTCTTACTGAAtctatgcttttattttatattaaatgtggtTTACTTGTTAGAAAATTGCTAACAATGTATTTGCTGCCATGTCAGATATGCAGGCACTAGATAGAGTGCGGCCTGGACCCGATGTGGATACCCAGTTGGCCCAGCAGCCGAATCATCGGTCAAGTCCACTTTGGAGGTGCGCCGCTGACGAGGTATGTAGTAGTATTATTAATAcatgtttgttttataattacCTCGTGTTTAATCTCCTAACAGAATACTCGTCCGTGTGCAGGAGGCGCCTGGCATGATAAAGGTTCGACGCCGTAAATGTGTATTGCCACAGGGTGGGTTAGATCCACGTATCATGCAACACATAGATGCAGCAGGGTTGACTGGTTTATTCAAGGTTCCTGATATGGAGGTCGACCACGCCTTGATCACGGCGTTGGTTGAGCGGTGGCGTCCGGAGACGCACACGTTCCACTTACCCCATGGAGAAATGGGTATCACCTTGCAAGATATGGAGGTGATGCTGGGGCTTCCGGTGGATGGGTTGCCTGTCACTGGGAAGACAGACTACAAATGGAGTGAGCTGTGCGAACAGTTGTTGGGCCATAAACCTCCACCCCCGATACCAAACTCAAACAAGTCTACCCTTGCTGGGGCGAGGATAAGATACACCTGGCTTGATGCACAGTTTGCCGCTCCCTTAGTTGTGGACGCTGCTGACGAAGTCGTGCAGCAATATGCCCGCTACCACCTACTTGTACGGATGGGGGCCCTCTTGTTCATGGACAGGTCTGCGGACCGGGTCTCACTGCTGCCTCTGCAGTTGCTCAACCCAGTCAGCAATGCGAGACGGTATAGCTGGGGTAGTGCAGCATTGGCCTGGCTGTATAGGCAACTTTGTGGTGCATCGAAGAAGGATGCGATGCAGATTGGAGGAGCACTCTTGTTGGTGCAGCTATGGGCCTATTCAAGGTTCCCACAATTATGCCCTGTTGTGAGGCCGCCTCTACCGCCAGTGCACTCAGGGCCCCTTGCCATTAGGTACGTTCATTGAGTTCTCGTTATTTGTCtctttcatataattaaaaatatgccaaacTAACAAACGAAAGAAACTTATCAATGCTTAGTATATGGATgtgaaatataaaagcaaagtttGTTAAATGTAAGGTTCAGTAATGAGCATTTGTCGACATCTCATGTTTGGTAGGTGGAGCGGGCCAAAATGCACCGCAGAGCATGCCACACACGTCCTTGCTGCGTACCGGGCGTCACTGGCTACAGTACGGGCCGAGCAGGTATTCGGTTAATTTAGTTTGAATTCTTATGACCACGTTTCCCTCAATTCTTATAACTACGGGCCGAGCACGTTTTCCTCAAATGCACCGCACATGCTTTTATTttcgtttccctcaattttatattattttgaattcttggATTGTTGTAGGAATGAGTTGATTTCATAATACCATCCAATCATTTTGTTTGGTACTTGGATTTCCATCCCATCATTTAACTCAATTGGAATGTCCATCGTGAAGTACTTCACATTAGAACTTCCATTTGTAGCACCTGCATGAATACTTGCTCGTCCTtacataaagtaaaacaaaagtaaaaaattcttgaatgttAAATCAAAGGGTTTTTTCCAAATTGGGTTGGATTGAAGGGTTTTTTCCAATGCAACCCAACTAACATGACTCAGGTTAAGTTGGGTTAAATCAAtgggttatatataaatttagtcatatatatataaagtagaatTTGGCTATATTCTTCATTATGTACGGAAACGTTTGTGATTTacacggaaaaaaaaaaaaaaaacacagaataaATTGTCCCTTTTCCAAGATGTTTGAAGCATGTGCAACATGCGCAAAACATTGAGCATGAAGTCTTCGTTTAGTGCAAGGCAGTGAGTTCAAACTTGTGttgcaaccaaaaaacaaaaactccacCAATTGTTACAAATGTCATTAAGCTGATGCAATGAAGAGAAGACGCACATATTggattatgtaattggttataaTTCAATGAGAAATGAATTTACCTAATAGTATACCAAAGATGATCAGATTTGTCTTTGGTTGTATTTGTGTGCTCAAGTAATTCATTTGATTTTAATGATGCATCTTCGAAACTGACGATGACATCTTTAAATTCTTTCCAGCTACTAACTGAATCAAaagtttgtgttcattttctgATTATGTTATTATACACCGTTTCAACCTACTTAACATGAGAAAATAGAACTTTTAGCCTGCTAtgaaaatgaactaaaaaatttcaaaacaatatttcttAAGACTTTATATAAGGCGAATGATTGTAAACGCAGAACCACCATggtcaattaaattctaaacaacAAATTTCTAACTATAAACTTGACAAATATGGGTCTTTTCAGAACAAGGGAATCAAGGCATATTAGAAtacaaatgatattttcaaaacgCATGGCCCCTGCGCAAGGATGACACGCATAAATCGAGAAatggtccaaatttttttctttccctaatCCTTgtgtgaattctgcttcactgTCTTCTTCGTTGTTTTTGCACTTTCTGCTTCTTTACATGCGTTTTGGAGTCTTGCTCAACAGGTTAGCCCAGACTtgtgctcataattcttttagagagagtttgaatctTTGATAGTTGTTATACTTCAATATTAAAGCTTTaaactagaaattttttttagaactgtTGAAGCTTATTAATATTTCACACCTTCTGGATTCGCTATAGTTTTGGTGGTTGACTTAGATATTACCACAATTATATTCCAGATTTTCGTTGAATTAAATTTGCTGAGTTAGAGCTGCTCTTCACTGTTGTAATATAGTTGGCTGTTAAATctcataaaatgataaaattctttaaatttagaACGTTGGGAAAGCTGCAAATGTTAAAGTacgaaaattttatctaattattGTGTAATCATGACATGAGAGCAAAAATATAACCCAAGTTTGCATTTTTGGCCCAAGTACAGAAACAGAGGGAATGATGACATTATTGATCATTGGCCCGTAAAACACATGATCACTTCTCTGGctttcattgaaatttgaaattaagcAAACTAAAGGATGGAGTTACTCTGACTTGAATGTCATAGAGTGACCATAGGCTAAGCCATTGCCATAGCTTGTCCTTGTCCAATGCTGGATGGTTGTCATTGCTTGGGTCCACACtgtgaaatttccaaaatacaaAGCCATTAGTGCCCTCCCAGTAGGAACTCGAGAGTCCAGGGTATAGGTTAAACCCTTTGTGAGATTTGGGGTTGTTTAGGATGCCAGAGTGAGCACCGAAGATAGTCTCAATTGTTGCTTTGCCTTCAAAAACTTACTAATGTTTGGAGTTTATGCATTTCACTACCCCTGTGACAGAACATAGCAATATTTAGTATTAAGTGACCATCTAAGGTTAATATAAACTTTTATGTTATCTAAACATCTGTTTGGGATGTTCTAGTTGATGGTGTTTTCATAGGTAGTCAATGTGAATCTAAGCTCTTTACAATTCATTGGTGCCACTGGTGCTGCAGGTGGTTTGTAATTTAAGCTTGTACGGTTTGTAATTAAGCTTGTGAAATCacttgtaattaattaataaaatgttatgaGCTTAAAACCATAGTTATTGCTCTGCCTAATAAGTAGACAATTTAGTATTTCTTCTTCTAACATAGGGGTATCCAGGATTACAAAAATTGTTATTGTGATGCAAAAAACATTGTTACATTGTACGTTATAAATTACCTTTGCTGAATTGAAGGTTATATTTTTACAGTCTAGTAGAATACTGTTTGACTTCGATTTACGTATTCAAGTGGTATATTTTGAATATGCACAGCCTCGATTGTCTTCTTGGAAAACAATGGCCtaagtttaaagaaacaaataattgtTAATCAGTGATATATGAGAAAACATAAAGACGCTTGACACATTACCTCTTGTTGTTTACCTAAATGAAAAGTTAGTTCGTGCTCCTTGCACCAAAGTTGGAGAGCACAATTTAATTGCAGCATGCAACTCCTTAAGTTGTCCCCACTTTAGCTGCCTTAATAgtcctaaaattattaaaagctaTGGATTATTAACGAGTActttattcatataattttagaagCGTGCAAAATATGCTGATCACCATATTCTTCAAGAGGAATGTAATTTTAGACATTGACATGATTAGTTTGAGATAACTAAAAGGCTTACGTAATTTCCAAcactaaaatttataagaaatatatatttacatagaaATATAATAACAGTATTTGATGAGGATTATACCATGTAATAATTTACATAGCTTCCATTTCTTGCAATATAAAGTGGTACTTGAAATGCAATGTCTTCAGTAGACCTTATAATAGTCATTTTGTTCTCATTCATTGAAACATTGTTAATGACTAATGCAATTAATGTAGCACAATATTTCTATTACGATAAAAAGATTTTGCGAAATCATCAACTTGGATTCATCTTACAGCCATAAGGATGCTGTAGTACCCTCCTCTAAGTTTGGTTCAGATTGAAAACCCTAGTATTTGATGGTGTCAGTTAGCTTTGAACCCTGTCCAGCATATGAACATGGGGCTGAAAATGGTGGACATGAACAACCTAgatcttttaatatattttgcaggtcaattttgttgttcttttaGTTTCTGCCCAATAATCCCTGAAGATTTTGTGTACGACTAGAAGCTAGAAATTCCATGCTTTGCATATTACATATCGCCTACATAATGTTAAATTAGTATGATGTCTCACTATCACAAACATAATCTACTTATGCAGATTGTATGGGAGCCGTACACGCATACGCTAGGCTCCCTACCTGCGTATTGCACTGCTGGGCAGCATATTTGGAGGGCCGAGGTGCCGTTGATATTCTTTTGGATAGTGGAGTGGCATCATCCTGAGCGAGTCCTCCGTCAGTTTGGGATGAAGCAACCAGTTCCAAGTGTCGTGGATACGTCGACTACCCTTCACAAGATATCCCTTCAGGGTAAATGGGAGAAGAACTGGGAGGTAGAACATGATCCCTTTATTCGGCAATGGGCCAACCGAGTGAATGTAGTTCGCGGGTCCGATCTCCTAGACGATGATGATACGTATCTCGTTGAGTACATGATGTGGTACAATCGCCACACAAGGCGGTACATAACACCAGAGTCTGCGTATTGGGAACTCATGGTGAGGCAACAATTCCTATTTTATGGATGAAACCATTGTTGGATTAAATATCCTCAGCAGATTTATCATGCATAT
The sequence above is drawn from the Quercus robur chromosome 7, dhQueRobu3.1, whole genome shotgun sequence genome and encodes:
- the LOC126691805 gene encoding serine/threonine-protein phosphatase 7 long form homolog — protein: MQALDRVRPGPDVDTQLAQQPNHRSSPLWRCAADEEAPGMIKVRRRKCVLPQGGLDPRIMQHIDAAGLTGLFKVPDMEVDHALITALVERWRPETHTFHLPHGEMGITLQDMEVMLGLPVDGLPVTGKTDYKWSELCEQLLGHKPPPPIPNSNKSTLAGARIRYTWLDAQFAAPLVVDAADEVVQQYARYHLLVRMGALLFMDRSADRVSLLPLQLLNPVSNARRYSWGSAALAWLYRQLCGASKKDAMQIGGALLLVQLWAYSRFPQLCPVVRPPLPPVHSGPLAIRWSGPKCTAEHATHVLAAYRASLATVRAEQIVWEPYTHTLGSLPAYCTAGQHIWRAEVPLIFFWIVEWHHPERVLRQFGMKQPVPSVVDTSTTLHKISLQGKWEKNWEVEHDPFIRQWANRVNVVRGSDLLDDDDTYLVEYMMWYNRHTRRYITPESAYWELMVRTMIRSIPRCDEGSDMHTDLTFTLELVEELGRLKLANALAEAVDIDRQAPVRGGQRGGSRGGGHRGGGQAGRSRTTESAPIYEEGNEEGVEEAWLGTDWVLSDDDGRTPRCTPGDGAGPSHSVDHQGTVPAHTTSHGASTDFEGPPRMSPPVFSGSAHDGGCIFVPTPGMPTPPLVQVDPTMSAPSQTAHGEAVQIEQIPAEDIEPVEALRRSRRPRAHAPDCGTGDGKISPVRAYGRKRKDH